A genomic region of Aureimonas populi contains the following coding sequences:
- a CDS encoding ABC transporter permease: MDALFLNVLDSTIRLSVPLIFAALAGLYSERSGIFDISLEGKMLIAAFASASAAAVTGSAYYGLLAGVLAAVAFALVHGLASITYRGNQIVSGVAINFIAAGLAIILGGAWFAQGGRTPPLSGAQRFGEITLPGAGALSGVPVLGPLYSGVVSGQNLLVYLAFAMVPVSWWVLFRTRFGLRLRAVGENPAAVDTAGVSVPWLRYRAVIICGVLTGFAGTYIAIAQAAGFNRDMTAGKGFIALAALIFAKWKPVPVMFACLLFGFLDAFAIRAQNITLPLIGQVPPQAIQALPYVLTVVLLAGFIGKAIPPKAGGVPYVKER; encoded by the coding sequence ATGGACGCGCTCTTCCTCAACGTCCTGGATTCCACCATCCGCCTCTCGGTGCCGCTCATCTTCGCCGCGCTCGCGGGGCTCTACTCGGAGCGCTCGGGGATTTTCGACATCTCGCTGGAAGGCAAGATGCTGATCGCCGCCTTCGCCTCCGCCTCGGCGGCCGCCGTCACGGGCTCGGCCTATTACGGGCTGCTCGCGGGCGTCCTGGCGGCCGTCGCCTTCGCGCTCGTCCACGGCCTCGCCTCCATCACCTATCGCGGCAACCAGATCGTCTCGGGCGTGGCGATCAACTTCATCGCGGCGGGGCTGGCCATCATCCTGGGCGGGGCGTGGTTCGCGCAAGGGGGGCGCACGCCGCCCTTGTCGGGGGCGCAGCGCTTCGGGGAGATCACGCTGCCGGGGGCCGGGGCGCTGTCCGGCGTGCCGGTGCTCGGCCCCCTCTATTCGGGCGTCGTCTCGGGGCAGAATCTGCTCGTCTACCTCGCCTTCGCCATGGTGCCCGTCTCGTGGTGGGTGCTGTTCCGCACCCGCTTCGGGCTGCGCCTGCGCGCGGTGGGCGAGAACCCGGCGGCGGTCGACACGGCCGGCGTGTCCGTGCCCTGGCTGCGCTATCGCGCGGTCATCATCTGCGGCGTCCTCACCGGCTTTGCCGGCACCTACATCGCGATCGCGCAGGCCGCCGGCTTCAACCGCGACATGACGGCGGGCAAGGGCTTCATCGCGCTCGCGGCCCTCATCTTCGCCAAGTGGAAGCCGGTGCCGGTCATGTTCGCCTGCCTGCTCTTCGGCTTTCTCGACGCCTTCGCCATCCGCGCCCAGAACATCACCCTGCCGCTGATCGGGCAGGTGCCGCCGCAGGCCATCCAGGCGCTGCCCTATGTGCTGACGGTGGTGCTGCTCGCCGGCTTCATCGGCAAGGCGATCCCGCCCAAGGCGGGCGGCGTGCCCTATGTGAAGGAGCGGTGA
- a CDS encoding cytidine deaminase: protein MTDQLFTAARAAMDLCHAPYSNFPVGVAIRTKDGRVFTGANIEVVSFPEGWCAETSAIAHMVMAGAREIAEVAVVASRMRACTPCGGCRQRLAEFGTSETLVHLCDAQEGVVETVTLGDLLPKAFPREAVS from the coding sequence ATGACAGACCAGCTTTTCACCGCCGCAAGGGCCGCGATGGATCTATGCCACGCGCCTTACTCCAACTTCCCCGTGGGCGTGGCCATCCGCACGAAGGACGGGCGTGTCTTCACGGGCGCCAATATCGAGGTGGTGAGCTTCCCCGAGGGCTGGTGCGCCGAGACCTCGGCCATCGCCCACATGGTGATGGCCGGCGCGCGGGAGATCGCGGAAGTGGCGGTGGTCGCCTCCAGGATGCGCGCCTGCACGCCCTGCGGCGGCTGCCGCCAGCGCCTGGCCGAGTTCGGCACGTCCGAAACGCTCGTGCATCTGTGCGATGCGCAGGAGGGCGTGGTGGAAACGGTGACGCTCGGCGATCTCCTGCCCAAGGCCTTCCCCCGGGAGGCGGTGTCTTGA
- a CDS encoding purine-nucleoside phosphorylase: MKPAADHVAGRIGALNPRIALVLGSGLGSLVGEVEGAVRIPYGDIPGFPQSAVTGHAGEIVAGRLSGVPVLILSGRIHYYEAGNAAAMRPALEALKLLGVETLVLTNAAGSVNPGIAPGEVMLIEDHINLTGLNPLIGERSEARFTGMTTAYDLDLRAAMVNGAKAAGVPMHEGVYMWFSGPSFETPAEIRMARRLGADAVGMSTVPETILARFLGLRVVAASVVTNFGAGMTGNELSHEETKEIAPRGGEKLARILKAALPEFI, encoded by the coding sequence TTGAAGCCGGCCGCCGACCATGTGGCGGGCCGCATCGGCGCGCTGAACCCCCGGATCGCGCTCGTGCTGGGTTCGGGGCTCGGCTCGCTGGTGGGCGAGGTGGAGGGCGCGGTGCGCATCCCCTATGGCGACATCCCCGGTTTCCCGCAAAGCGCCGTCACCGGCCATGCGGGCGAGATCGTCGCCGGGCGCCTGTCCGGCGTGCCCGTGCTCATCCTCTCGGGCCGCATCCATTATTACGAGGCCGGAAACGCGGCGGCCATGCGCCCGGCGCTGGAGGCGTTGAAGCTCCTCGGCGTCGAGACGCTGGTGCTCACCAACGCGGCGGGCTCGGTGAACCCCGGCATCGCGCCGGGCGAGGTCATGCTCATCGAGGACCACATCAACCTCACCGGCCTCAACCCGCTCATCGGCGAGCGCTCGGAAGCGCGCTTCACCGGCATGACCACGGCCTACGACCTCGACCTGCGCGCCGCGATGGTGAACGGGGCGAAGGCGGCGGGTGTGCCGATGCATGAGGGCGTCTACATGTGGTTCTCCGGCCCGTCCTTCGAGACGCCGGCCGAGATCCGCATGGCGCGCCGGCTGGGCGCGGACGCGGTCGGCATGTCCACCGTGCCCGAGACGATCCTCGCCCGGTTCCTCGGCCTGCGGGTCGTCGCCGCCTCGGTGGTGACGAATTTCGGGGCCGGGATGACCGGAAACGAGCTCTCCCACGAGGAGACCAAGGAAATCGCGCCCAGGGGCGGCGAAAAACTCGCCCGTATCCTCAAGGCCGCGCTGCCGGAGTTCATCTGA
- the deoC gene encoding deoxyribose-phosphate aldolase codes for MTEKDPVSEARELIACLDLTNLDEDCSQGDVDALIERAATPHGTVAAICIWPRFVAYARPKLPQGVKLATVVNFPAGGEDIQSVIAETRAALADGADEIDYVIAYGRIENDPGYAADHVKKVKEAAGGATLKAILETGELRDPGLVEVAAVAALHGGADFLKTSTGKTPVSATLPAARILLRSILQDESGRRLGFKPSGGIRSFEEARAYRDLAEEVMGEGWATPSTFRLGASGVLADLLAVAGGERRPEDKSDY; via the coding sequence ATGACCGAGAAAGACCCCGTGAGCGAGGCGCGCGAGCTGATCGCCTGCCTCGACCTGACGAATCTGGATGAGGACTGCTCGCAGGGCGACGTGGACGCGCTGATCGAGCGGGCCGCGACGCCGCACGGAACCGTCGCCGCGATCTGCATCTGGCCGCGTTTCGTGGCCTATGCCAGGCCGAAATTGCCGCAAGGCGTGAAGCTCGCCACCGTGGTGAACTTCCCCGCCGGCGGCGAGGACATCCAGTCCGTGATCGCCGAGACGCGGGCCGCGCTGGCCGACGGCGCGGACGAGATCGACTATGTGATCGCCTACGGCCGCATCGAGAACGACCCCGGCTATGCCGCCGACCACGTGAAGAAGGTGAAGGAGGCGGCCGGCGGTGCGACGCTGAAGGCCATTCTCGAAACCGGCGAGCTGCGCGATCCGGGCCTCGTGGAGGTGGCTGCGGTGGCCGCGCTGCATGGCGGGGCGGATTTCCTCAAGACCTCCACCGGCAAGACGCCCGTCAGCGCCACGCTGCCCGCCGCGCGCATCCTCCTGCGCTCGATCCTCCAGGACGAAAGTGGGCGCAGGCTCGGCTTCAAGCCGTCCGGCGGCATCAGGAGCTTCGAGGAGGCGAGGGCCTATCGGGATCTCGCCGAGGAGGTGATGGGGGAGGGATGGGCAACGCCCTCGACCTTCCGCCTCGGCGCCTCGGGCGTCCTGGCCGACCTTCTGGCCGTGGCCGGTGGCGAACGGCGGCCCGAGGACAAGAGCGACTATTGA
- the deoA gene encoding thymidine phosphorylase, whose translation MLPQEFIRQKRDGKPLDPAEIKAFIAGFEGERVTEGQVAAFAMAVFFNGLERQETVALTEAMRDSGDVLDWSGIDRPIVDKHSTGGVGDNVSLMLAPIVAACGGAVPMISGRGLGHTGGTLDKMESIPGYSVTPDNALFRKVTEEIGCAIIGQTGRLAPADKRFYGIRDVTATVESIPLITASILSKKLAAGLQGLVLDVKSGSGAFMGTEGEARALAQSLVAVSNGAGLKTTALLTGMDESLASDAGNAVEVRNAVRFLTGAHRDPRLREVTLALAAEMLALVGLASDPSDGLRKAGAALDDGRAADIFGRMVHALGGPADFVERMDEHLPRADLVRPIEADVAGTVAGVDTRALGLAVVALGGGRTRPQDAVDHAVGLAGLAGLGATLEKGEPFCTVHARDEEGFRRAEEFVRRAYTFGQAPGPRPAVIDRFEG comes from the coding sequence ATGCTTCCGCAGGAATTCATCCGGCAAAAGCGCGACGGCAAGCCGCTCGATCCCGCCGAGATCAAGGCCTTCATCGCCGGTTTCGAGGGCGAGCGCGTGACCGAGGGCCAGGTCGCCGCCTTCGCCATGGCCGTCTTCTTCAACGGCCTGGAACGGCAGGAAACGGTCGCGCTCACCGAGGCGATGCGCGATTCGGGCGACGTGCTGGACTGGTCGGGCATCGACCGGCCGATCGTGGACAAGCATTCCACCGGGGGCGTCGGCGACAATGTCTCGCTGATGCTCGCGCCCATCGTGGCCGCCTGCGGCGGAGCCGTGCCGATGATCTCCGGTCGCGGCCTTGGCCATACCGGCGGCACGCTGGACAAGATGGAATCGATCCCCGGCTATTCGGTGACCCCCGACAACGCCCTGTTCCGCAAGGTGACGGAGGAGATCGGCTGCGCCATCATCGGCCAGACGGGGCGCCTTGCCCCCGCCGACAAGCGCTTCTACGGCATTCGCGACGTGACGGCGACGGTGGAATCCATCCCCCTCATCACCGCCTCCATCCTGTCCAAGAAGCTCGCCGCCGGCCTTCAGGGGCTGGTGCTGGACGTGAAGTCGGGCTCGGGCGCCTTCATGGGCACGGAAGGCGAGGCGCGGGCGCTGGCGCAAAGCCTCGTGGCCGTGTCCAACGGCGCGGGGCTGAAGACCACCGCCCTTCTCACCGGCATGGACGAGTCGCTCGCCTCGGATGCCGGCAATGCGGTGGAGGTGCGCAATGCCGTGCGCTTCCTCACCGGCGCGCATCGCGACCCGCGCCTGCGCGAGGTGACGCTGGCGCTCGCCGCCGAGATGCTGGCGCTGGTGGGCCTCGCTTCCGATCCGTCCGACGGCCTGCGCAAGGCGGGGGCCGCTCTGGATGACGGGCGTGCGGCCGACATCTTCGGCCGCATGGTCCATGCGCTCGGCGGCCCGGCGGACTTCGTGGAGAGGATGGACGAGCACCTGCCGAGGGCCGACCTCGTGCGCCCCATCGAGGCGGACGTGGCGGGCACGGTCGCCGGCGTCGATACGCGCGCCCTGGGCCTTGCCGTCGTGGCGCTCGGCGGCGGCCGCACCCGGCCGCAGGATGCGGTCGACCACGCCGTCGGCCTTGCCGGCCTTGCGGGTCTGGGCGCCACGCTGGAAAAGGGCGAGCCGTTCTGCACCGTCCATGCGCGCGACGAGGAGGGGTTCCGCCGCGCGGAGGAGTTCGTGCGCCGCGCCTACACCTTCGGGCAGGCACCCGGCCCGCGCCCGGCCGTGATCGACCGCTTCGAGGGCTGA
- a CDS encoding retropepsin-like aspartic protease family protein: protein MNKSLLLAGGASLLALAFPAAFQRASEAPPPEAPVEAAPALVEVASPAAAPGRSVRLQADGRGHFNAEARLNGRRETVLVDTGATFVAVNESAARRFGLSVSTADFRHRADTANGPIHVAMGRLDRVEIGLVSARNVEVMIARDEALSVTLLGMSFLNKLRRFEVEDGVLHLVE, encoded by the coding sequence ATGAACAAGTCCCTCCTGCTCGCCGGCGGCGCCTCGCTCCTGGCCCTCGCCTTCCCCGCCGCCTTCCAGCGCGCGAGCGAGGCACCGCCGCCGGAGGCCCCCGTGGAGGCCGCGCCCGCCCTGGTGGAGGTGGCGAGCCCGGCAGCGGCGCCCGGCCGCAGCGTTCGGCTGCAAGCGGACGGGCGCGGCCATTTCAACGCCGAGGCGCGGCTGAACGGGCGCCGCGAGACCGTGCTGGTGGATACGGGCGCAACCTTCGTCGCGGTGAACGAGAGCGCGGCGCGAAGGTTCGGCCTCTCCGTCTCGACCGCCGATTTCCGCCATCGCGCCGACACGGCCAACGGGCCTATCCATGTCGCGATGGGGCGGCTCGACCGGGTGGAGATCGGCCTCGTCTCGGCACGCAACGTGGAGGTGATGATCGCCCGCGACGAGGCGCTCTCCGTCACGCTGCTGGGCATGAGCTTCCTGAACAAGCTGCGCCGCTTCGAGGTGGAGGATGGCGTCCTCCACCTCGTGGAATAG
- the upp gene encoding uracil phosphoribosyltransferase, giving the protein MNGVTVVDHPLVQHKLTLMRRKETSTASFRRLLREISTLLAYEVTRELDLTTMRIETPIMEMDAPILEGKKLVFASILRAGNGLLEGMLDLVPAARVAHIGLYRDHETLEAIEYYFKAPEDLENRLVIAVDPMLATANSAIAAMDKLKERGARNIRFLCLLAAPEGIRRFQEAHPDVAIFTASIDEKLNEKGYIIPGLGDAGDRMYGTK; this is encoded by the coding sequence ATGAACGGTGTCACCGTCGTCGATCACCCGCTGGTGCAGCACAAGCTGACGCTGATGCGGCGCAAGGAGACCTCGACGGCGAGCTTCCGGCGCCTCCTGCGGGAGATCTCGACGCTGCTCGCCTACGAGGTCACGCGCGAGCTGGACCTCACCACCATGCGCATCGAGACGCCCATCATGGAGATGGACGCGCCGATCCTGGAGGGCAAGAAGCTGGTCTTCGCCTCCATCCTGCGTGCCGGCAACGGGCTTCTGGAAGGCATGCTCGACCTCGTTCCGGCCGCGCGCGTCGCCCATATCGGGCTCTATCGCGACCACGAGACGCTGGAAGCCATCGAATACTACTTCAAGGCGCCCGAGGATCTGGAGAACCGCCTCGTCATCGCCGTCGACCCCATGCTGGCCACGGCCAATTCGGCCATCGCGGCCATGGACAAGCTGAAGGAGCGGGGCGCGAGGAACATCCGCTTCCTGTGCCTGCTGGCCGCGCCCGAGGGCATCCGGCGCTTCCAGGAGGCGCATCCGGACGTTGCGATCTTCACCGCCTCGATCGACGAGAAGCTGAACGAGAAGGGCTATATCATCCCCGGCCTGGGCGATGCGGGCGACCGCATGTACGGGACGAAATAG
- a CDS encoding adenosine deaminase, whose product MTAEPRAEIHVHLEGTASPLLAREMAARHGVDISGLVRGQTYGWQGFGGFLAAYDLIAALFRSEEDYRRLALDYLTRLSSDGALYCEIFISPDHAREAGLSPEAYLSGIESGVAEAQERTGIACRLIVVGVRHLGPAAVEGAARFAARSGHGLVTGFGLAGDERAHRPRDFARAFDMAREAGLGLTAHAGEFAGASAVAETLDALKVSRLGHGVRAIEDPALVRRLAQEGVTLEVCPGSNLSLGVYPSLEAHPLRALHEAGVRLTVNSDDPPFFGTDLAREYALARKAGFTAPERLALTRNAIEAAFVDEETRRRLLERLMLRAISLGAPGTSD is encoded by the coding sequence GTGACCGCCGAGCCCAGGGCGGAGATCCACGTTCACCTGGAAGGCACCGCGAGCCCCCTTCTCGCCCGCGAGATGGCGGCACGGCACGGCGTCGACATCTCCGGCCTCGTGCGCGGGCAGACCTATGGCTGGCAGGGCTTTGGCGGGTTCCTCGCCGCCTACGACCTCATCGCCGCGCTCTTTCGCAGCGAGGAGGACTATCGCCGGCTGGCGCTGGACTATCTGACGCGCCTGTCGAGCGATGGGGCGCTCTATTGCGAGATCTTCATCTCGCCGGACCATGCGCGCGAGGCGGGGCTTTCGCCCGAGGCCTATCTGAGCGGCATCGAGAGCGGCGTGGCCGAGGCGCAGGAGAGGACCGGCATCGCCTGCCGCCTGATCGTCGTCGGCGTCCGGCATCTGGGGCCGGCGGCGGTGGAGGGCGCGGCGCGGTTCGCGGCCCGCTCCGGGCATGGGCTCGTCACCGGCTTCGGCCTTGCCGGCGACGAGCGCGCGCACCGCCCGCGCGACTTCGCGCGGGCCTTCGACATGGCGCGCGAGGCGGGCCTCGGGCTGACGGCCCATGCGGGCGAATTCGCGGGCGCGAGCGCCGTGGCCGAGACGCTGGACGCCCTGAAGGTCTCGCGCCTCGGGCACGGCGTGCGCGCCATCGAGGACCCAGCGCTCGTGCGCCGCCTGGCGCAGGAGGGCGTGACGCTGGAGGTCTGCCCCGGCTCCAACCTCTCGCTCGGCGTCTATCCCTCGCTTGAAGCGCACCCCTTGCGCGCGCTGCACGAGGCGGGGGTGCGGCTGACCGTGAACTCCGACGACCCGCCCTTCTTCGGCACCGATCTGGCGCGCGAATACGCGCTGGCGCGCAAAGCCGGCTTCACCGCGCCAGAGCGCCTCGCCCTGACCCGCAACGCCATCGAGGCGGCCTTCGTGGACGAGGAAACGCGACGGCGCCTTCTGGAACGCCTGATGCTGCGCGCCATTTCGCTTGGCGCACCCGGCACGAGCGACTAA
- a CDS encoding phosphopentomutase — protein MARAILIVLDSFGIGRAPDAAAYGDEGADTYGHIRRAAQEGRADREGLRTGPLRLPNLNALGLARAAGFPEGEPAGLWGAAVETSRGKDTPSGHWEIAGVPVRFDWGYFPDTQPAFPPGLIAAIVEEAGLPGILGNRHAAGTEVIETHGEEHVASGKPIFYTSADSVLQIAAHEGHFGLERLYGLCEIARRHVDALNIGRVIARPFLGETSRTFKRTANRRDYAVPPPEPTILDRVVESGGRVIAIGKIGDIFAHRGISEVRKGAGNMALFDALLGALADARDGDLIFANFVDFDTEFGHRRDVAGYAQALEAFDARLPELHDALKPGDLAVITADHGCDPTYRGTEHTRERVPVLAFGPGIAPRGLGERATFADIGESAAAHLGLPPGPHGTSFL, from the coding sequence ATGGCCCGCGCGATCCTGATCGTCCTGGATTCCTTCGGCATCGGCCGCGCGCCGGACGCGGCGGCCTATGGCGACGAGGGCGCCGACACCTACGGCCACATCCGCCGGGCCGCGCAGGAGGGCCGCGCGGACCGCGAGGGCCTGCGGACAGGCCCCTTGCGCCTACCGAACCTTAACGCGCTGGGGCTTGCGCGCGCCGCCGGCTTCCCGGAAGGCGAGCCGGCCGGCCTGTGGGGCGCGGCCGTCGAGACCTCCCGGGGCAAGGACACGCCCTCGGGCCATTGGGAGATCGCCGGCGTGCCGGTGCGCTTCGACTGGGGCTATTTCCCGGACACGCAGCCCGCCTTCCCGCCCGGGCTGATCGCCGCCATCGTGGAGGAGGCCGGGCTGCCGGGCATTCTGGGCAACCGCCACGCGGCGGGCACGGAGGTGATCGAGACGCATGGGGAGGAGCATGTCGCCAGCGGCAAGCCGATCTTCTACACCTCCGCCGACAGCGTGTTGCAGATCGCCGCGCATGAGGGCCATTTCGGACTGGAGCGCCTCTACGGGCTGTGCGAGATCGCGCGCCGCCACGTGGATGCGCTCAATATCGGCCGCGTCATCGCCCGGCCCTTCCTCGGCGAGACGAGCCGGACCTTCAAGCGCACGGCCAACCGGCGCGACTACGCCGTGCCGCCCCCGGAGCCGACGATCCTCGACCGCGTGGTGGAATCGGGCGGGCGGGTCATCGCCATCGGCAAGATCGGCGACATCTTCGCCCATCGCGGCATCAGCGAAGTGCGCAAGGGGGCCGGCAACATGGCGCTGTTCGACGCGCTTCTGGGCGCGCTCGCGGATGCGCGCGACGGCGACCTGATCTTCGCCAATTTCGTCGATTTCGACACCGAGTTCGGCCATCGCCGCGATGTGGCGGGCTATGCGCAGGCGCTGGAGGCCTTCGACGCGCGCCTGCCCGAGCTGCATGACGCGCTGAAGCCCGGAGACCTTGCCGTCATCACCGCCGACCATGGCTGCGACCCGACCTATCGCGGCACGGAGCACACGCGCGAGCGCGTGCCGGTGCTGGCGTTCGGCCCCGGCATCGCGCCGCGCGGGCTCGGCGAGCGCGCGACCTTCGCCGATATCGGTGAGAGCGCGGCCGCCCATCTCGGCCTTCCCCCCGGCCCGCACGGCACAAGCTTCCTGTGA
- a CDS encoding TadE/TadG family type IV pilus assembly protein: MAGALRRFSHASGGAAAVEFAMVLPFLVFLYVGASELSLAVTANRKIDNTSATISDLVTQAGDEGLTVSELNFIMALSKASMEPFDAGKATIRVTQVFIDAQGVSRVDWSSDASTYPRNRLFPLPAGIANQRERHVIVTETSFRYEPVMSFGIIDPIEMKRVAYHQPRTVAQVRCTDCPVG; encoded by the coding sequence ATGGCGGGCGCGCTGAGGCGGTTTTCCCATGCGAGCGGCGGCGCGGCGGCCGTGGAATTCGCGATGGTCCTCCCGTTCCTCGTGTTCCTCTATGTGGGCGCCTCGGAACTCTCCCTGGCGGTGACGGCGAACCGCAAGATCGACAATACCTCCGCCACGATCAGCGACCTCGTCACGCAGGCCGGCGACGAAGGGCTGACCGTCTCCGAGCTGAACTTCATCATGGCGCTCTCCAAGGCCTCCATGGAGCCGTTCGACGCCGGGAAGGCGACGATCCGCGTGACGCAGGTCTTCATCGACGCGCAGGGCGTGAGCCGGGTGGACTGGTCGAGCGATGCCTCGACCTATCCCAGGAACCGCCTGTTTCCCCTGCCCGCCGGCATCGCCAACCAGCGCGAGCGCCATGTGATCGTGACCGAGACGAGCTTCCGCTACGAACCGGTGATGAGCTTCGGCATCATCGACCCCATCGAGATGAAGCGGGTGGCCTACCACCAGCCGCGCACGGTCGCGCAGGTGCGGTGCACCGACTGCCCCGTGGGGTGA
- a CDS encoding TadE/TadG family type IV pilus assembly protein, giving the protein MEDERRTRPRRRAGLPRRLAGDRSGATAVEFALLAFPFFLTIFALLEVALLFVAELTLDAGVDRIGREIRTGQTFAAQPTREEFRQALCSSVGFLLDCDKLKIDLATYTSYGAIEPGPPRRDGRIDDDALRYEIGGASEIVALRVYYEWPIVTNVMRQIQDTQLLTGMTAFRTEAF; this is encoded by the coding sequence ATGGAAGACGAGAGACGGACGCGCCCCCGGCGCCGCGCGGGCCTGCCGCGCCGCCTTGCCGGCGACAGAAGCGGGGCGACGGCGGTGGAGTTCGCGCTGCTCGCCTTTCCCTTCTTCCTCACGATCTTCGCGCTTCTGGAAGTGGCGCTGCTCTTCGTCGCCGAGCTGACGCTGGACGCGGGCGTCGACCGGATCGGGCGCGAAATCCGCACCGGCCAGACCTTCGCCGCCCAGCCCACGCGCGAGGAGTTCCGGCAGGCGCTCTGCAGCTCGGTCGGCTTCCTGCTCGACTGCGACAAGCTCAAGATCGACCTGGCGACCTATACCTCCTACGGGGCCATCGAGCCCGGCCCGCCGAGGCGCGACGGGCGGATCGACGACGACGCGCTGCGCTACGAGATCGGAGGGGCCAGCGAGATCGTGGCGCTGCGCGTCTATTACGAATGGCCCATCGTGACCAACGTCATGCGCCAGATCCAGGACACGCAGCTCCTGACCGGCATGACCGCCTTCCGCACGGAGGCCTTCTGA
- a CDS encoding pilus assembly protein N-terminal domain-containing protein: MPLRAALLASVLPLMAGVPAALAEEGSLRVALDRAQVVRIEREAETIIVGNPSIVDVAIHDARTLILTGRSYGVTNLVVLDGQGDAVIDRTVTVGSVESASVRVYRQALRSTYSCNPSCEPTVTIGDNDEAFSAAAGQFGTREGLARSQ, translated from the coding sequence ATGCCGCTCCGCGCCGCCCTTCTCGCCAGCGTCCTGCCGCTCATGGCCGGCGTGCCCGCCGCGCTGGCCGAGGAGGGCTCGCTTCGCGTGGCCCTGGACCGCGCGCAGGTGGTGCGCATCGAGCGCGAGGCCGAGACCATCATCGTCGGCAACCCCTCCATCGTGGACGTGGCCATCCACGACGCGCGCACGCTGATCCTCACCGGGCGCTCCTACGGCGTCACCAATCTCGTCGTGCTCGACGGCCAGGGCGACGCGGTGATCGACCGCACCGTCACGGTGGGCAGCGTGGAATCGGCCTCCGTGCGCGTCTACCGCCAGGCCTTGCGCAGCACCTATTCCTGTAATCCTTCCTGCGAGCCCACCGTGACCATCGGCGACAATGACGAGGCGTTCTCCGCCGCCGCCGGGCAGTTCGGCACGCGCGAGGGGCTGGCGCGCTCCCAATAA
- a CDS encoding Flp family type IVb pilin, producing MSKLIARFRKNENGATAIEYGLIAGIMAVAVIAAFTLLGDGLETAFTNLSGALSETPSTLN from the coding sequence ATGTCCAAGCTCATCGCACGCTTCCGCAAGAACGAGAACGGCGCCACCGCCATCGAATACGGCCTGATCGCCGGCATCATGGCCGTCGCCGTCATCGCCGCGTTCACCCTTCTGGGCGACGGCCTCGAGACCGCCTTCACGAATCTGAGCGGCGCGCTCAGCGAGACCCCCTCCACGCTGAACTGA
- a CDS encoding A24 family peptidase: MLEALITLFFVPAMILAMVSDIRSMTIPNRLCLFLVAAFAVSALAAGMAPAAIGIHALTGLLVLALTFCLFALNWMGGGDAKLIAATALWFGPGAGLADYVLLSALFGGALTLCLLGARALARPATGIVFLDRLLHPRTGVPYGVALGAAGIIVFLQGPFAATLP; this comes from the coding sequence ATGCTCGAAGCGCTGATCACACTCTTCTTCGTGCCGGCCATGATCCTCGCCATGGTCTCCGACATCCGTTCGATGACCATCCCGAACCGGCTCTGCCTGTTCCTCGTCGCGGCCTTCGCCGTGTCGGCCCTGGCGGCCGGCATGGCGCCGGCCGCGATCGGCATTCACGCCCTCACCGGGCTCCTCGTGCTGGCCCTGACCTTCTGCCTCTTCGCGCTGAACTGGATGGGCGGTGGGGATGCCAAGCTGATCGCGGCCACCGCCCTGTGGTTCGGGCCGGGCGCCGGCCTTGCCGACTATGTCCTTCTTAGCGCCCTTTTCGGCGGCGCCCTCACGCTCTGCCTTCTCGGCGCCCGCGCTCTCGCGCGCCCGGCCACGGGAATTGTGTTCCTCGACCGGCTTCTTCATCCGCGAACGGGCGTTCCCTACGGCGTCGCCCTCGGCGCGGCGGGGATCATTGTCTTCCTGCAAGGGCCCTTTGCCGCGACCCTGCCCTGA